Proteins encoded by one window of Engraulis encrasicolus isolate BLACKSEA-1 chromosome 21, IST_EnEncr_1.0, whole genome shotgun sequence:
- the LOC134437740 gene encoding titin-like isoform X3: MAFPVDILTTVDYESLEQSSKDYMSKLLYRKADSPEYLQLSDSKKVEIGLCNVSFVPIHGTDVTHKILALFTLEDPFTAVGLYLQEKWWPVEDVLKTSDADREGILEVRTLGERVVLYVLNRIVYRATEKSKNEVPFLCHSEDDFAKILWKNGEAIGFYSVKPEGSLCNSFLTQRYQLPVLDSMFVRKCHRGNGHGLQILEDFVDSFKSDCLGIKYPLSDAMYKVCGKYLSTYPADTELLWEVENFGSPFQRTRISNKVLDRSLREQADVSHDVSMEKAMTTMQETMEYTVEVVEKVVQIDRHVCSCKDVEETPVVAHSRSSKLRRKRLREEGSEATEENVSEKIIRVEKIKAGTDTPVEEPVVEDQPKDQDDEVLDAESSVMETKLDTEDNEVIKASDVTTKVIDKDGDEVIESSMELAEQPKDLPEQVSAVDVEDVQMEDEGEDRSQVVTTLTAEALEPSVDLPQTEEDETPKEKTDAGLTTPTTGENVEDVYDQQSSQDEIGTTTQESSAHEMGTDEAEGSPTVEKRVLRRRTAASRETSRRKSQRVSKSAVAESKAAPPAEETKEQKKEEKETAEESSGDEAPQRVLRGRTAVVKATPKRKSNRRSRKVAQTSSQQTTEGEEEAEKAAEDDQIKADDVEVQPEIATLVEEKDTAEEPSQPSDAPEASKEIPTQNTESQSQETEKEFTEDKDDSQEDSQVSQDENEAPQTSQRVLRGRTAAVKATPKRKSNRRSRKVAQTDSQQTTEGEEEAEKAEDDQQVKADDVEMQTESTTVVEEKDTTEEPSNAAVDQTEEKEAVSEESPVVAANEDTAKDEESQEMQSHEEAQETETTEKQIEDSTTDTVPEATEQDTNEKVDKPEEQSVEEAESNEKTAVDEPMEEAVAVEEKEPENIVTTEELPVEQEHTVETGVKLQKASVVLVDVNKVSSEPEVEAEGSLADDEDASGKPDKEAEDSQVSQDEDSQVSQDETEGKESSGHDKDTDEPEETPMVEKRVLRGRTAVSKATPKRKSQRVSKKAVEESTAPPPSEEAEPANEQKETAEESSEDDAPQTAQRVLRGRTAAVKATPKRKSKRRSRKVAQTDSQQTTEGEEEAEKAADDVEMQTESTTVVEEMQTESTTVVEEKDTTEEPTNAPEASEEMPAVDQTEEKQVVSEVSPVVAADEETAKDEGNQEMQSDEAAKETETTEKEIEETTTDTVPEAMEQDTNENVDKPEEVITVEEAEGGEKTDADEQMEEAVAMEGKESENQVTTEEPTVEEQTIETSVKLQKATVVLVDVNKVTSEPEVDAEGPLADDEDVSGEPDKEAEDSQVSQDEDSQVSQDETEGKESSGHEKDTDEPEETPSVEKRVLRGRTAVSKATPKRKSQRVSKKAVEESTAPPPSEEAEPAEEQKETAVESSEDDAPQTSQRVLRGRTAAVKATPKRKSKRRSRKVAQTDSQQTTEGEEEAEKADDDQQVKAADDVEMQTESTTVVEEMQIESTTVVEEKDTTEEPTNAPEASEPAVDQTEEKEAVSEESPVVAVDEETAKVEEAQEMQSDEAAQETETTEKQIEDITTDIVPEATEQDTNANVDKPEEVITVEEAEGGEKTDADEQMEQTVDVEEKESENQVTTEESPVEEEQTIKIGVKLQKATVVLVDVNKVASHPEIEAEGSLADDKDVSGKPDKEAEDSQVSQDEDSQVSQDETEGKESSGHDKDTDEPEENPTVEKRVQRGRTAVSKATPKRKSQRVSKKAVEESTASPPLEEAEPAEEQKETAVESSEDDAPQTSQRVLRGRTAAVKATPKRKSNRRSRKVAQTDSQQTTEGEEEAEKAEDDQQVKADDDVEMQTESTTVVEEKDTTEEPSTAPEASDEMPAVDQMEEKETVSEIAKDEESQEMQSDTTAKESETTEKQIEDLTTDTVPEAMEQDANENVEKLEKEITVEEAESGEKTDAVEQMEKEAEPAEEKKTAEENSEDEAPQTSQRVLRGRATAVKATPKRKSNRRSRKKVAQTDSQQTTEGEEEADKAEEPTQPSDAPEASEEIPPQDVSESESQVELPEDKNETAPAIDEPERKEAMSEEAPAVAGDEAQSSEMPPDDAAKETEAKLDAEPQIEDITTDTVPEAMGQDGNENVDTPDEDKTIAEVESGDKTDADEQMEEAVPVEEKQSENQTTTEEAPVNEDQTTDKDASSEQDKEAEDSQASQDEGSQASQDETEGKESSDHGMETDEPEETPIVEKRVLRGRTAVSKATPKRKSQRVSKKAVEEAEPAEEQKETAEESSEDEAPQTSQRVLRGRTAAVKATPKRKSNRRSRKVTQTDSQQTTEGEEEAEKADDQQVKADDNLEMQTESTTVVEEKDTTEEPTNATEASEPAVDQTEEKEAVSEESPVVAVDEETAKDEESQEMQSDEAAQETETTEKQIEAITTDTVPETVEQDANENVEHLEEEKTVEEAESGEKTDAVEQMEKEAEPAEEKETAEENSEDEAPQTSQRVLRGRATAVKATPKRKSNRRSRKVAQTDSQQTTDGEEEADKEAESQEAKADENIDIEPETVTQVEEKAVAENAEEKEEVVKGTVETSEDEAPQTSQRTLRGRTKAVKATPKRKSSRRSRRKVDYTEEEPEEEDEMEQLPANEQSGESTVPTVADDTDTVEEDKGDQEEAANEEQSIQEDIADKSMVLEISSDENTGDNETPGEAIDVDAPITEQQIQEGDTDAVSESVDKEDVEKPMEDEGESTEQLGDTPGKEDPAVTDEIDMAADEVTAEEPSPEKEDLSAQTVEDKDTAEKQDEEAVSQDEDSQVSQDEDSQVSQDETEVKESSDHDIEADEPEETSATETRVLRGRTKAVKATPKRKSSRRGRRSTRRTKAQESEDEAEEPEKVESPTPVEQSEDQAPTPAVEEEGAAEIQATQEEEKLTEEEQSTEATEHVEETVAEEACADENAPEEASAGEANLDQQQKSAAADEEQAEDLLTENVETNSDGDQAEVAAEVVADGELKTDTNDITEEKAEQEAVAEAETSPEGKSEMAPISSDPEDDTTKTQKAKPKRKRRAARSTRRQSKRVRKQEEDEPEEEEPEEEEPEEKDDVLNKSIESDTPIPEEPVTQDVEEERSEQMAHSTKESDQAEEPQDNCEAQEQEVTEEASSLNEEKVDEDELPPVVETTTDAEVQNEGHGDEKGKDDATEEEENSDAEPSSEKENEQETTETPAEEAAEEAGVEQAEASAVENSEANTESVETEGDEQISNNTPDTKEAAVEEEMAEEDDSSEEEDVLELRGRSVIQTPAKHSKKRAVEKETNVAKTTDKSTGEDDSSEEEDVIELRGRSVIQSPAKHSKKRAIEKDLDVETPAGKSTREKAQGKKRAKVEVDVTPVRRSSRKK, translated from the exons ATGGCGTTCCCTGTGGATATCCTAACCACAGTGGACTATGAATCCCTGGAGCAGAGTTCGAAGGACTACATGTCCAAACTCCTTTATCGAAAGGCAGATTCACCTGAATACCTTCAACTGTCCGATTCCAAAAAG GTTGAAATAGGTCTCTGCAATGTGAGTTTTGTTCCTATCCATGGAACTGATGTAACACACAAAATCCTTGCTCTGTTCACACTTGAAGACCCATTCACAG CTGTGGGCCTGTACCTTCAGGAGAAGTGGTGGCCTGTGGAGGATGTCCTGAAAACCTCAGATGCTGACCGTGAAGGGATCCTTGAG GTTCGAACGCTTGGAGAGAGGGTGGTCCTCTATGTTCTCAACCGAATAGTCTACAGAGCAACAGAGAAAAGCAAGAATGAGGTGCCATTCCTCTGTCACAGTGAGGATGACTTTGCCAAAATTCTTTGGAAAAACGGAGAGGCCATTGGCTTCTACTCAGTCAAGCCAGAGG GCAGTTTATGTAACAGCTTCCTGACCCAGCGTTATCAGCTTCCTGTCTTGGATTCCATGTTTGTGCGAAAATGCCATCGTGGTAATGGCCATGGGCTTCAGATTCTGGAAGACTTTGTGGACTCCTTCAAGAGTGATTGCTTAGGCATCAAATATCCCCTTTCAGACGCAATGTATAAAG TTTGTGGCAAATATCTCAGCACTTACCCAGCAGACACAGAGTTGTTGTGGGAAGTGGAGAACTTCGGAAGCCCTTTTCAGAGAACTCGGATCTCCAATAAGGTCCTTGACAGGAGTCTTAGGGAGCAGGCCGATGTTAGCCATGATGTCTCCATGGAGAAGGCAATGACAACCATGCAGGAGACCATGGAATACACTGTAGAGGTTGTG GAAAAGGTTGTGCAGATTGACAGACATGTTTGCTCATGCAAAG aTGTGGAAGAAACACCTGTGGTGGCACACAGCAGGAGCAGCAAGCTAAGACGCAAAAGGCTGAGAGAAGAGGGCAGTGAGGCAACGGAGGAAAACGTCTCAGAGAAAATCATAAG GGTTGAAAAAATTAAAGCGGGAACTGACACTCCAGTCGAAGAGCCAGTGGTTGAAGATCAGCCTAAAGACCAAGATGATGAGGTTTTGGATGCTGAGTCTTCTGTGATGGAGACAAAACTGGACACCGAAGACAATGAGGTAATAAAG GCTTCAGATGTAACCACCAAAGTGATCGACAAAGATGGTGATGAGGTCATTGAGTCTTCAATGGAACTTGCAGAGCAGCCGAAGGACTTGCCAGAACAAGTGTCAGCTGTAGATGTAGAGGATGTGCAGATGGAAGATGAGGGTGAAGACAGGTCGCAGGTAGTTACCACTCTCACAGCAGAGGCGTTAGAGCCCTCCGTTGATTTACCACAAACGGAAGAAGACGAAACGCCAAAAGAGAAAACTGATGCTGGCTTAACCACACCAACAACTGGTGAAAATGTTGAAGATGTGTATGATCAACAGAGCTCACAAGATGAAATAGGAACAACAACGCAAGAGTCCTCAGCTCATGAAATGGGAACTGATGAAGCAGAAGGAAGCCCAACAGTTGAAAAACGAGTCCTTAGGAGGAGAACAGCAGCAAGCCGAGAAACATCCCGGCGCAAATCTCAAAGGGTAAGCAAATCAGCAGTGGCAGAAAGCAAAGCAGCTCCCCCTGCTGAGGAAAcaaaagaacagaagaaagaggagaaggagactgCTGAGGAAAGCTCGGGGGATGAAGCTCCTCAGAGAGTCCTCAGAGGAAGAACAGCAGTAGTCAAGGCCACACCCAAACGCAAGTCCAACAGAAGAAGCAGGAAAGTGGCCCAGACCAGCAGCCAACAAACAactgagggagaagaagaagctgaGAAAGCAGCAGAAGATGATCAAATCAAAGCAGATGATGTTGAGGTGCAGCCGGAAATCGCTACTCTTGTTGAAGAAAAGGACACTGCAGAAGAACCTTCTCAACCCAGTGATGCACCTGAAGCGTCAAAGGAAATCCCTACACAGAACACAGAGTCACAGAGTCAAGAGACAGAAAAGGAGTTTACTGAAGACAAAGATGATTCGCAAGAGGATTCGCAAGTCTCTCAGGATGAGAATGAAGCTCCACAGACCTCTCAGAGAGTCCTCAGAGGTAGAACTGCAGCAGTCAAGGCCACTCCTAAACGCAAATCCAACAGAAGAAGCAGGAAAGTGGCCCAAACCGACAGCCAACAAACAactgagggagaggaagaagctgAGAAAGCAGAAGATGATCAACAAGTCAAAGCAGATGATGTTGAAATGCAGACTGAATCTACAACTGTTGTAGAGGAAAAAGACACCACAGAAGAACCTTCTAATGCTGCAGTAGATCAGACGGAGGAAAAAGAGGCAGTGTCTGAAGAGTCTCCAGTTGTTGCAGCGAATGAAGATACTGCCAAAGATGAGGAAAGTCAAGAAATGCAGTCTCATGAAGAGGCCCAAGAAACTGAAACCACTGAAAAGCAGATTGAAGACTCAACTACAGACACAGTTCCAGAAGCAACGGAGCAAGATACTAATGAAAAGGTGGACAAACCAGAAGAACAATcagtagaggaggcagagagTAACGAAAAAACAGCTGTTGATGAACCAATGGAAGAAGCTGTAGCTGTGGAGGAAAAGGAACCTGAAAATATAGTGACTACAGAAGAACTTCCCGTTGAACAAGAGCATACAGTAGAGACGGGAGTGAAACTACAGAAAGCAAGTGTTGTCTTAGTTGATGTAAATAAAGTGTCATCCGAGCCCGAAGTTGAGGCAGAAGGTTCATTAGCTGATGACGAAGATGCATCTGGTAAACCAGACAAAGAGGCTGAAGATTCTCAAGTCTCTCAGGATGAAGATTCCCAAGTGTCTCAAGATGAAACGGAAGGAAAGGAGTCATCAGGTCATGATAAGGACACAGATGAACCAGAGGAAACCCCAATGGTTGAAAAGAGAGTTCTAAGGGGAAGAACGGCAGTGTCCAAAGCAACACCCAAACGCAAATCTCAAAGGGTCAGCAAGAAAGCCGTGGAAGAAAGCACAGCACCACCACCCTCTGAGGAAGCTGAACCAGCAAATGAACAGAAAGAGACTGCTGAGGAAAGCTCAGAGGATGACGCTCCACAGACCGCTCAGAGAGTCCTCAGAGGTAGAACTGCAGCAGTCAAGGCCACTCCTAAACGCAAGTCCAAAAGAAGAAGCAGGAAAGTGGCCCAAACCGACAGCCAACAAACAactgagggagaggaagaagctgAGAAAGCAGCTGATGATGTTGAAATGCAGACAGAATCTACAACTGTTGTTGAGGAAATGCAGACAGAATCTACAACTGTTGTAGAGGAAAAAGACACCACAGAAGAGCCTACTAATGCACCTGAAGCTTCAGAGGAAATGCCTGCTGTAGATCAGACGGAGGAAAAACAGGTAGTGTCTGAAGTGTCTCCAGTTGTTGCAGCGGACGAAGAGACTGCAAAAGATGAAGGAAATCAAGAAATGCAGTCTGATGAAGCAGCAAAAGAAACTGAAACCACAGAAAAAGAGATTGAAGAGACAACCACAGACACAGTTCCAGAAGCAATGGAGCAAGATACTAATGAAAATGTGGACAAACCAGAAGAAGTAATAACAGTGGAGGAGGCGGAGGGTGGTGAAAAAACAGATGCAGATGAACAGATGGAAGAAGCTGTAGCTATGGAAGGAAAGGAATCTGAAAATCAAGTGACAACAGAAGAACCTACAGTTGAAGAGCAGACAATAGAGACAAGTGTGAAACTGCAGAAAGCAACTGTTGTCTTAGTTGATGTAAATAAAGTGACCTCCGAGCCCGAAGTTGACGCAGAAGGTCCATTAGCTGATGACGAAGATGTATCTGGTGAACCAGACAAAGAGGCTGAAGATTCTCAAGTCTCTCAGGATGAAGATTCCCAAGTGTCTCAAGATGAAACAGAAGGAAAGGAGTCATCAGGTCATGAGAAGGACACAGATGAACCAGAGGAAACCCCATCGGTTGAAAAGAGAGTTCTAAGGGGAAGAACGGCAGTGTCCAAAGCAACACCCAAACGCAAATCTCAAAGGGTCAGCAAGAAAGCCGTGGAAGAAAGCACAGCACCACCACCCTCTGAGGAAGCTGAACCAGCAGAAGAACAGAAAGAGACTGCTGTGGAAAGCTCAGAGGATGACGCTCCACAGACCTCTCAGAGAGTCCTCAGAGGTAGAACTGCAGCAGTCAAGGCCACTCCTAAACGCAAATCCAAAAGAAGAAGCAGGAAAGTGGCCCAAACCGACAGCCAACAAACAactgagggagaggaagaagctgAGAAAGCAGATGATGATCAACAAGTCAAAGCAGCTGATGATGTTGAAATGCAGACAGAATCTACAACTGTTGTTGAGGAAATGCAGATTGAATCTACAACTGTTGTAGAGGAAAAAGACACCACAGAAGAGCCTACTAATGCACCTGAAGCATCAGAGCCTGCAGTAGATCAGACAGAGGAAAAAGAGGCAGTGTCTGAAGAGTCTCCAGTTGTTGCAGTGGACGAAGAGACTGCAAAAGTTGAGGAAGCTCAAGAAATGCAGTCTGATGAAGCAGCCCAAGAAACTGAAACCACAGAAAAACAGATTGAAGACATAACCACAGACATAGTTCCAGAAGCAACGGAGCAAGATACTAATGCAAATGTGGACAAACCAGAAGAAGTAATAACAGTGGAGGAGGCGGAGGGTGGTGAAAAAACAGATGCAGATGAACAGATGGAACAAACAGTAGATGTGGAGGAAAAGGAATCTGAAAATCAAGTGACAACAGAAGAATCTCCAGTTGAAGAAGAGCAGACAATAAAGATAGGAGTGAAACTGCAGAAAGCAACTGTTGTCTTAGTTGATGTAAATAAAGTGGCCTCCCACCCTGAAATTGAGGCAGAAGGTTCATTAGCTGATGACAAAGATGTATCTGGTAAACCAGACAAAGAGGCTGAGGATTCTCAAGTCTCTCAGGATGAAGATTCCCAAGTGTCTCAAGATGAAACAGAAGGAAAGGAGTCATCAGGTCATGATAAGGACACAGATGAACCAGAGGAAAACCCAACGGTTGAAAAGAGAGTTCAAAGGGGAAGAACGGCAGTGTCCAAAGCAACACCCAAACGCAAATCTCAAAGGGTCAGCAAGAAAGCCGTGGAGGAAAGCACAGCATCACCACCATTAGAGGAAGCTGAACCAGCAGAAGAACAGAAAGAGACTGCTGTGGAAAGCTCAGAGGATGACGCTCCACAGACCTCTCAGAGAGTCCTCAGAGGTAGAACTGCAGCAGTCAAGGCCACTCCTAAACGCAAGTCCAACAGAAGAAGTAGGAAAGTGGCCCAAACCGACAGCCAACAAACAactgagggagaggaagaagctgAGAAAGCAGAAGATGATCAACAAGTCAAAGCAGATGATGATGTTGAAATGCAGACTGAATCTACAACTGTTGTTGAGGAAAAAGACACCACAGAAGAACCTTCTACTGCACCTGAAGCATCAGATGAAATGCCTGCTGTAGATCAGATGGAGGAAAAAGAGACCGTGTCTGAGATTGCAAAAGATGAGGAAAGTCAAGAAATGCAGTCTGATACAACAGCCAAAGAATCCGAAACGACAGAAAAACAGATTGAAGACTTGACTACAGACACCGTTCCAGAAGCAATGGAGCaagatgctaatgaaaatgtggaAAAATTGGAGAAAGAAATAACAGTAGAGGAGGCGGAGAGTGGTGAAAAAACAGATGCAGTTGAACAGATGGAAAAGGAAGCTGAACCAGCAGAAGAAAAGAAGACTGCTGAGGAGAACTCAGAGGATGAAGCTCCACAGACATCTCAAAGAGTCCTCAGAGGAAGAGCAACAGCAGTCAAGGCCACTCCCAAACGCAAATCCAACAGAAGGAGCAGGAAGAAAGTGGCCCAAACTGACAGCCAACAAACAaccgagggagaggaagaagctgACAAAGCAGAAGAACCTACTCAACCCAGTGATGCACCTGAAGCTTCAGAGGAAATCCCTCCACAGGACGTTTCTGAGTCAGAGAGTCAAGTGGAATTGCCTGAAGATAAAAATGAAACTGCACCTGCAATAGATGAGCCTGAGCGTAAAGAAGCAATGTCTGAAGAGGCTCCAGCTGTTGCAGGGGACGAAGCTCAAAGTTCAGAAATGCCACCTGATGATGCAGCCAAAGAAACTGAAGCCAAATTGGATGCAGAACCTCAGATTGAAGACATAACCACAGACACAGTTCCAGAAGCAATGGGGCAAGACGGTAATGAAAATGTGGACACACCAGATGAAGATAAAACCATAGCGGAGGTAGAGAGTGGTGACAAAACAGATGCAGATGAACAGATGGAAGAAGCCGTACCTGTGGAGGAAAAGCAATCTGAGAATCAAACCACAACAGAGGAAGCTCCAGTTAACGAAGACCAGACAACCGACAAAGATGCATCTAGTGAGCAGGACAAAGAGGCTGAGGATTCTCAAGCCTCTCAGGATGAAGGTTCTCAAGCCTCTCAAGATGAAACCGAAGGAAAGGAGTCATCAGATCACGGTATGGAGACAGATGAACCAGAGGAAACCCCAATAGTTGAAAAGAGAGTTCTAAGGGGAAGAACGGCAGTGTCCAAAGCAACACCCAAACGCAAATCTCAAAGGGTCAGCAAGAAAGCTGTGGAAGAAGCTGAACCAGCAGAAGAACAGAAAGAGACTGCTGAGGAAAGCTCAGAGGATGAAGCTCCACAGACCTCTCAGAGAGTCCTCAGAGGTAGAACTGCAGCAGTCAAGGCCACTCCTAAACGCAAGTCCAACAGAAGAAGCAGGAAAGTGACCCAGACCGACAGCCAACAAACAactgagggagaggaagaagctgAGAAAGCAGATGATCAACAAGTCAAAGCAGATGATAATCTTGAAATGCAAACTGAATCTACAACTGTTGTAGAGGAAAAAGACACCACAGAAGAGCCTACTAATGCAACTGAAGCATCAGAGCCTGCAGTAGATCAGACAGAGGAAAAAGAGGCAGTGTCTGAAGAGTCTCCAGTTGTTGCAGTGGACGAAGAGACTGCGAAAGATGAGGAAAGTCAAGAAATGCAGTCTGATGAAGCAGCCCAAGAAACTGAAACCACAGAAAAACAGATTGAAGCCATAACCACAGACACAGTTCCAGAAACAGTGGAGCaagatgctaatgaaaatgtggaacatttggaagaagaaaaaacagtagaggaggcagagagtggtGAAAAAACAGATGCAGTTGAACAGATGGAAAAGGAAGCTGAACCAGCAGAAGAAAAAGAGACTGCTGAGGAGAACTCAGAGGATGAAGCTCCACAGACATCTCAAAGGGTCCTCAGAGGAAGAGCAACAGCAGTCAAGGCCACTCCCAAACGCAAATCAAACAGAAGAAGCAGGAAAGTGGCTCAAACCGACAGCCAACAAACAactgatggagaggaggaagctGACAAGGAGGCTGAAAGTCAAGAAGCTAAAGCTGATGAAAATATTGACATAGAGCCTGAAACTGTTACCCAGGTTGAGGAAAAGGCCGTAGCTGAAAACgcagaagaaaaggaggaagtgGTAAAAGGGACAGTTGAGACTTCGGAAGATGAAGCTCCACAGACCTCTCAAAGAACCCTCAGAGGCAGAACTAAAGCTGTGAAAGCCACTCCAAAACGCAAGTCCagcagaagaagcagaagaaaagTCGACTATACAGAAGAAGaaccagaggaggaggatgaaatgGAACAGCTACCAGCAAATGAACAGAGTGGTGAATCCACCGTACCTACAGTGGCAGATGACACTGATACAGTTGAGGAAGATAAAGGGGACCAAGAAGAAGCAGCAAATGAAGAGCAGAGTATTCAGGAAGATATTGCAGATAAGAGTATGGTGTTAGAAATTTCTTCAGATGAAAACACCGGAGACAATGAGACACCAGGAGAGGCTATAGATGTTGATGCCCCCATTACTGAACAGCAAATTCAAGAGGGAGACACAGACGCCGTTTCTGAAAGTGTCGACAAAGAGGATGTAGAAAAGCCAAtggaggatgagggggagagcACTGAACAGCTTGGTGACACACCAGGTAAAGAAGATCCTGCAGTGACAGACGAAATTGACATGGCAGCAGATGAAGTTACCGCAGAAGAACCCTCTCCTGAGAAGGAAGATCTTTCAGCCCAGACTGTAGAGGACAAAGACACAGCTG AAAAACAGGATGAGGAGGCTGTCTCTCAGGACGAGGATTCTCAAGTCTCTCAGGATGAGGATTCTCAAGTCTCTCAGGATGAAACGGAAGTAAAGGAGTCATCAGATCATGATATTGAGGCAGATGAACCAGAAGAGACGTCAGCAACTGAAACAAGAGTCTTGAGAGGTAGAACAAAAGCAGTGAAGGCCACTCCCAAACGCAAGTCCTCCCGAAGAGGCAGAAGAAGTACACGCAGAACCAAGGCTCAGGAATCTGAAGATGAGGCTGAAGAGCCTGAAAAGGTTGAGTCTCCAACACCTGTGGAACAGTCCGAAGATCAGGCGCCAACTCCAGCAGTAGAGGAAGAAGGTGCCGCAGAGATTCAGGCCACACAAGAAGAAGAGAAACTGACTGAGGAGGAACAGAGCACCGAAGCCACTGAACATGTGGAAGAGACCGTGGCTGAAGAAGCTTGTGCTGATGAAAATGCACCAGAAGAGGCCAGCGCAGGTGAAGCTAATCTTGATCAACAACAAAAGTCAGCAGCAGCTGATGAGGAGCAAGCAGAAGATTTGCTTACTGAGAATGTTGAGACCAACAGTGATGGTGACCAGGCAGAAGTGGCAGCAGAGGTGGTTGCAGATGGCGAATTGAAAACAGACACGAATGATATTACAGAGGAAAAAGCGGAACAGGAGGCAGTGGCTGAAGCTGAGACCTCTCCTGAAGGGAAGAGCGAAATGGCACCAATCAGCTCCGACCCAGAAGACGACACCACAAAGACCCAGAAAGCAAAACCAAAAAGAAAACGAAGAGCAGCTAGGTCAACACGGCGACAGTCAAAACGTGTCCGAAAACAGGAGGAAGATGAGCCAGAGGAAGAAGAGCCAGAGGAAGAAGAGCCAGAGGAAAAGGACGATGTTCTCAACAAAAGCATAGAATCTGACACACCCATACCAGAAGAACCTGTTACACAAGACGTGGAAGAAGAAAGATCTGAGCAGATGGCTCATTCCACAAAAGAGTCAGACCAAGCAGAGGAACCTCAGGATAATTGTGAGGCACAAGAGCAAGAAGTCACGGAGGAAGCCAGCAGTCTCAATGAAGAAAAAGTAGATGAAGATGAACTTCCTCCAGTAGTCGAAACAACAACTGATGCTGAAGTGCAAAATGAGGGACACGGAGATGAAAAGGGAAAAGATGATGccacagaggaagaagagaattcGGATGCAGAACCCAGctcagagaaagagaatgaacagGAAACGACAGAAACACCTGCTGAGGAAGCAGCTGAAGAGGCAGGAGTAGAACAAGCTGAAGCCAGTGCAGTAGAGAACAGTGAGGCCAATACAGAGAGCGTAGAGACCGAAGGGGACGAACAGATCAGCAACAATACTCCAGACACGAAAGAGGCTGCAGTGGAGGAAGAGATGGCTGAGGAAGATGACAGTTCTGAGGAGGAGGATGTGCTTGAACTGAGAGGCAGGTCAGTCATCCAAACACCAGCCAAGCACTCCAAGAAAAGGGCCGTAGAAAAAGAGACCAATGTGGCAAAAACAACAGATAAAAGTACTGGGGAAGATGACAGTtctgaggaggaggatgtgatTGAACTGAGAGGCAGGTCAGTCATCCAATCACCAGCCAAACACTCCAAGAAAAGGGCCATAGAAAAAGATTTAGATGTGGAGACGCCGGCAGGCAAAAGTACTAGGGAAAAGGCTCAGGGGAAAAAGAGGGCAAAGGTTGAGGTTGATGTTACACCTGTGCGGCGATCTTCCCGCAAAAAGTAA